The Kwoniella dendrophila CBS 6074 chromosome 3, complete sequence genome contains a region encoding:
- a CDS encoding methylthioribulose-1-phosphate dehydratase has protein sequence MSNKLTHEEQEALVISDDPEHPANLISELCREFYKLGWVTGTGGGISIRQGEHVYLAPSGVQKERIKPEHIFVLPFAQSSVPKPGSKRDFLRIPSKKGLSESQCTPLFWNAFSMRGAGACIHTHSQHAVMLTLLHPRDAQSFKISHQEMIKGVRIGGVGKTLSFFNTLEIPIIDNTAVEEDLTESMAAAMDKYPDAPAILVRRHGVYVWGNTWEQAKTQGECLDYLFEIAVKMLLAKLPLVEDN, from the exons ATGTCAAACAAATTAACTCAcgaagaacaagaagctttGGTAATCAGTGATGATCCTGAACAT CCCGCTAACTTGATTTCCGAATTATGTCGAGAATTCTATA AGCTCGGATGGGTCACTGGAACTGGAGGAG GTATTTCCATACGACAAGG TGAACATGTCTATCTTGCTCCTTCCGGTGtacagaaagaaagaatcaaGCCAGAACATATCTTTGTACTTCCTTTCGCTCAATCATCTGTACCTAAACCTGGATCAAAACGTGATTTCCTCAGGATACCTAGTAAGAAG GGACTATCAGAATCACAATGTACGCCCTTGTTCTGGAACGCTTTCTCAATGAGAGGAGCAGGTGCATGTATACATACTCATTCGCAACATGCTG TAATGTTAACACTGTTACACCCTCGTGATGCTCAAAGTTTCAAGATCTCACATCAAGAAATGATTAAAGGAGTTAGaattggtggtgtaggaaaAACACTTAGTTTCTTCAATACACTTGAAATCCCTATTATAGATAACACTGCTGTAGAAGAGGATTTGACCGAGAGTATGGCCGCT GCTATGGACAAATACCCTGACGCTCCTGCTATTTTGGTCAGAAGACACGGTGTCTATGTCTGGG GTAACACTTGGGAGCAAGCTAAAACACAAGGCGAATGTCTCGATTATCTCTTCGAGATAGCAGTCAAAATGCTTTTAGCCAAATTACctttagttgaagataaCTAG
- a CDS encoding YbgI/family dinuclear metal center protein: MGSPTVHITPLAMIKRVWERIAPLQLAEKSWDNVGPMIEAPFPNPNHKSVLLTIDLTPAVTAEALQIPSLSLIVSYHPPIFRGLKSLTLQDPLQANLLKLSAKGISVFSPHTSLDATPNGINNWLIKPFLPISSSNSTITNSTQIEGFEGAGMGRIVNLSKPLDIRQAVRMVKEHLDLEHVQLATPEIEKPVSSIAVCAGSGASLFKGVEADLYLTGEMSHHEVLAAVHAGTSVILTNHTNTERPYLSKVLQPWLEDELNKEIDIHDDKPNGQWKVLVSKADKDPLRVV, from the exons ATGGGTAGTCCAACTGTACACATTACACCTTTAGCTATGATCAAGAGAGTTTGGGAGAGGATAGCACCTTTACAACTTGCTGAAAAAAGTTGGGATAATGTAGGACCAATGATTGAAGCACCTTTTCCTAATCCAAATCATAAATCAGTTCTTTTAACTATCGATTTAACACCAGCAGTAACAGCAGAAGCTTTACAAATTccttcattatctttaattgTTTCATATCATCCACCAATTTTTAGAGGTTTAAAATCTTTAACTTTACAAGATCCATTACAAGCTAATTTATTAAAATTATCAGCAAAAGGTATAAGTGTATTTTCACCACATACAAGTTTAGATGCTACACCAAATGGTATAAATAATTG GCTtattaaaccttttttacctatatcatcatcaaattcaactataacaaattcaactcaaattgaaggttttgaaggtgCAGGTATGGGTAGGATAGtaaatttatcaaaacctTTAGATATTAGACAAGCTGTCAGAATGGTAAAAGAacatttagatttagaaCATG TCCAGCTAGCTACTCCAGAAATCGAAAAACCAGTCTCATCAATCGCCGTTTGTGCTGGATCAG GTGCAAGTCTATTCaaaggtgttgaagctgatttatatCTAACTGGAGAAATGTCACAT CATGAAGTATTAGCAGCTGTCCATGCAGGTACATCAGTGATATTGACAAATCATACAAATACAGAAAGaccatatttatcaaaagttTTACAACCTTggttagaagatgaattaaataaagaaattgatattcatGATGATAAACCAAATGGTCAATGGAAAGTTTTGGTTTCAAAGGCTGATAAAGATCCTTTAAGAGTTGTATAA